In Silene latifolia isolate original U9 population chromosome 6, ASM4854445v1, whole genome shotgun sequence, the genomic window cggatagtgtccgtcttcacTGAAAATTTGTGTTGGGCAATTAATagaaataattataatagttgggcctcaaccataaccttaaggttttggttgagatggttcatctatcatggtatcagagccatcgTGACCAAGtggtcacgggttcgaatcctggcaacctcaaaactcctcaaaaactctcGAAGTGGAAccccagcacacggtacgggggaaccggtgcacaactaaccactcttcaagcccaatgggcatttgagtgagggagcgtaatatcCCCTATCTCATTCCTTTATATGATCATTTTGATATATGTGAGACAAATGAGACATAAAAGTGAGATAGAGGATCTCAAGAGTGGTTCAACCAAGTATATTGAtttgcacaaattctcattataaacgggGGTATCAGTCTACAATAAGAGACGAGCCGGATCCCTTGCCTTTTTGTGAGAGGGATCCGAACCGTCATTCATTATAGACGATATCCCAGTGTATAATGAGACTTCATGTTTGATTTGATAAGTGTTGTTCACTATTTCTCAGGTATTAGGTATGTCAATATATCGGATTCGGGTCGGTTGTATCTTCGTCACCCATCCGTTGCTTTAAAATCTCATCCTATTCGCCCATCATCCGTGAAACTTTTTATTCGTTATTCACCCATCCATCGTTCGTGGATAAAATAAgtggatcgggtgataaatgGGTCGTTATATATAAAGCAAGTGATCCATGCTTATAAGCTTATCACTGTGAATTACATATCCACTACTATGACGTATCCCATGAACAAGGTCGCTTGGAGGGCCAGAAATAATATCAAAGGAGTATTAATTATATTATCACACAAGTTTGAGCTCCTCGCAAGCTTTTTAAGCCGAACGAATTTTTTCCCGACTTGACTCGTTAAGTTATTGAATCGAGCCTGAACTTGAACCAAGCTAGCACGAGCCAAGCTTTGACCGAGTCAAGCTCGAGTTGGTCGTTCGTCCCATAGTATGTTTTGACATTGTTCGGGTGATGTTGTTTTAGAAATAGAACTACCATGCTCACATATAGTTTAAATTTGGTATTAATAggaatataatatttataatagttgggcctcaaccataaccttaaagttttggttgagatggttcatctatcatggtatcagagccagtgtgaccgaaggtcacgggttcaaatcctggcaacctcaaaactcctcaaaaaaactcgaagtggaaacccagcacacggtaTGGGGGAGCCGATGCACAACTAACTACTCTTCAAgcttgagatggttcatctatcaggtATTATATTGAGCAAGAACATTGGCGCCTTAGCGGAACCACAAACGCTAGAAAGGTCGCTCACCCCAGCTAATAAATTTTTAAACgcaacaacaataacaaagcCTTAGTTCCAAAAAAGATTTGGAGCCGACAAAAAGGAATCATTATTCAAAAACACTATCCGATAAGTTAAATAagaaaaaaagtaaaataaaattcAATTTCCTGTCACATTATGGTTTTTTATCATAATTTTGAAATACTTCCACAATGCCCTGATGCCCTCTACAGAATGAGGGAAATTTTCCGAAACTTTTAGTTGAAGTTCATCGATTCGCACTAAAATAATTTCACTCCAAACTACCAAATTATTATTCACTCTGTCCCActgtgttgggttccttatgttgatgataacatgcccatttgatttgtattatcttagtttaccttttcaggattaatgatgtaatcaagcttggattaagaagtgttgaagttgttattaatcccattgtaattagtcgtatgtcatctaatgtacaagtgagaaagttaagtatagcagagtaatagaaacagtccagatgaCTGTTGCTTCAACAAGTAAACAAATTTGAGTGGTgagccacaactcgtaaaaacttgaagcttcctttttctctcaaatgctttcacgtgactcATATTTTCAAAAGAGAAATTCAGAGTTTTATTTAAGGAGGTAGCATCCAATAAAGaatggtttgaattattcaaaatatttcctctttatgcaaattctatcccttggtttttaagaaaacaaaagttgAATTTTGCCTTATTTGTGATTACTTGTCATCATATGACTTGTTTTAGATTCCTTGTTTTCAgattttgcatgagcatttaaggttacctttcaaaccttctttctctattcttacctttgcaaaagactcctcTTTGGTGCAAGTGTTTGGGTGGCTACTATTGCTCCTCACATGcatggtctttgacccttcaaagcccttcaaaaccctagcaatcccttcactcacctcctctataaataccgagtCCCTCCTTCCATAAatcccaagacttttctgaattaattctttcatgttttgcaaattgtttttagaAGCTTAAAACCGTGTTCTTTGCAAAATCctttcaaaagtcttcaagtgtctttcagtttctacagtcgtggctactgttgcttttctatactaaactctcttgcttaaaagtgttgatcttgtaaaagttgtccacctctattctttgttaagaatgtgttagtggaaacttgatcctttacattttaagtgtgttagaagagtttaggacggagtagtcttttactcttgacaaccggagtaggttgtgagttggcaatcggagtagattgcgagttagcttgtcataagaacggagtagttcttgtactagctttgcaaccggagtaggttggcgtcttttattacaagggtcttttagttgtcggagtagatcactaaaggaaagtaataaaaaggtagattggacgtaggcactttagtatttgccgaaccaattcaaaaacccGTGTTCATTGCTTATCACTTTAATTCCGCTGcttatttactttgtttgtttgttttgtttcgctcaAACTTAGAAGTGAGTTCATCATCTTTGTCGTATTTGGTGCATAGTAATACTCcacaaaccgagacaaatagatacaaatcgaacgattgttgctttcatacttcagcaaacattcatcgtgatacttgttcaatctttcaatattattcaaagtatcctctaaactcttttgttcacttaacttactttaatccaataaagttgaagttaaaattttaaaaagagtacctaattcaccccctccccctcttaggtacttgaatccataaactcaacacactgaatagtttacacttgctttattttgtgagggaaataagggaagtgtaaactattgaccgGACGGATGGAGTATAAGTTATCGCCTATTCAGTTTTGGTTGCTTGTCATATTCTCGCATTAATTTATACACTTTGTCGAAAAGATCGTCTTCAGAAGCGTCATAATCCAACTTCAAGGCCTCTAGTACCCATTTTTTCTTGAGATTAATGTCCATGTGATCAGAATGATCATAAATTTGCTTACTTCCTATTTTCAGGACGCTAACCGGAGAAACTAAACTTCTGACATGAGGAGCGATAAACTTTACGGCTTCCGAAGCCTCTTCACTTATATACTGATCCAATTTAGTTTCGATGGCCGTGAAAGGTGTACGTCTCATGTCTTGACTAAAGACACTGGTTGAATCATCGATGAAGCCAAACAAACCGCCATTCCCTGAAATACATGTTAGCCCGCGAACATATTCGTGCAACCTGGGAATTGAAAAATTGTACTTGTGTATCCATATGCCCTTTGTTTTATCTTTCAACACCCATAGTCTGCAATCCTTTACATATCCTACTGTGTGACCCATGCTTATAAGCTTATCTTTCACAATTACACGTCCATGACTATTACGTATCACATTAACAGGATCGCTTGGAGGGCCAGGAATTTCTTGAAATTTTTCGGAAACAAAATCAAATGAATATAAACAGGACATTTTCGTCCAAAACAAATCCCCTTGACATTCTACGAATGATGAAATAAATTGAAAAGTGGGAACATTCTTTATTTCCCACCAAATGTTGGAACCAAGTGTGATAATCGCAGCTACATTTCCTTGGAAACTCTCGTTTCTTGTCTCATCCTCGCTTCTTATTATCCCGATCTTTAGAATCTTATACTCTTTGGTGGACGGTGAATAACTAAAGAACCACCATTGTAAGAAACTGCATTCTTTAAATTTAGGAACATCAAGAACTTCTATTTCCTGTCCTATATGGGGATTGAAAATACGAAAGCTCATCCATTTCCTCGAGAAGACACATATCAAACCTCCACTTGATTGAAAAGTCGAATACGGATGTCTTCCGATTTTATAATTAAAGATGTTTGAGGTAGTCAGATCACTCAGATGAGCTCCTGATTGTTCCACAGTATACATTCCATCATTCCTTCCATTTTTGCCGTATGCAACAAAAAGACAGCCACGAGAATTCTGAAGTGCATGAGTTAATTGCAAATCTACAAACTTGACATCAGTCAGACAGTTGTACAAAAACTTACACGAGCGCCTTAGTTGTATGATTGAGTCGAATGGTAGCATCAATGCAATGTTATGCAGGATTTCACATGGAAGCCTATCAAAATACCCTCCAACCATCCTTTTTCGCTTGTTCTTCTGCGATGCAAAACAATTGAACACAAGATTTCAATTTATACTAAATTATACAAGATGTAATTAGGAAAGCTAGGTTTTTTAGAAATCGAAGTACTTTAAAAATACAATTCTAATGTAATTAGGAAAGCTAGTTTAATTAGGAAAAGACATTGTTTTTGCCTTGATGTTATTCCCAATTGGTTTCACGTCCTAATAATTACGGATATGATCGGGCTGGATCACAAATACTTTGAATTGTGTAAAACGGGTTCTTCGTAGCCATTTTCCATACTTTAGTTTttgtaatcaatcaatcaatactatatattaaatccagaaaccaagggactttaatgtaattaaagaaatttatacaaattaattatactatatagttttaaatcgatagcaccgtgtgatggacctgataaatggacctcaatgtaaatattatatagttttggttaaaagtataatataaagatgccttgatAAAGAATACTTATGGAaactacattaaattaaagtaattatttttagaaaacacaataatatagtgattttccttaaaattaacatgccccgcttatagaattaattagtatcatcatagaattataaattaaattaaactagtttggatgcccgtgcgttgcaacggggtaattaacttagtaaacaaaaattggttataaggtcttaatatttacatcttatgtcttatcatttatttagatagatcaaaagtcaaaacatcttatttaagagacgcaaaagatgttaggttgataactaagttccaaggatgcctcatatttataatcataagaccagtacatcttatgttaatctttcaatgtgggacaattatattatttttatataatcctacattatttttcaatgtgggacatataacatactaagaaataaaccattttatatatatacaaattatatgaaatttatacgctaatgatatcatttttaccacgaatcaaattatgttattttcataattttcttaacgatatttttttgccaaatgaaatgtaaaattttttatataaaaattagaaacatcacttgaatataatataggaaatatatattataataattaaaatattctctactttattttttacatcaaaaaatattatttatgatactttcctaaattaatttttaagatcaccccaccttatgataattttctgatgtgggacaattcaaatatttatatgtagtatatttaccacaccggcattatttttcaatgtgggacaaataacacacgaaaaaatacaccatcttttttgcacctatttcgatatccaacccggtttaataataataagaaaatactatactatcaatttatattcgtacgttcttttccattttttgtcccaattaaaatatgtacaaatgatatgatttaaattacatttttttttcctaacacgacttttaagatgtaattgagggagcaataaaatgtataaacaaatgcaaaatattttctttttctggtgcGATTTTTATTagtggttaaaaattatgatgtgttatagttactcaaatgtaatgaggcataatattacctatatttgaaagttaaaaagatttaattctactatttatcaaagtaaaaaagctcattattgatttgtttgtggattaAATATCTTTTTATGCAGCACTTGATTGTAATATAATtcttaaattttctattttagtgcagagattatcattatatgacacattaataaccaatttatgtatatttagcacccattttattttttttattatgattttatcttaaataaaattattatattatcgattgtcttaaaataaacattataatatcactaatatagtaatatataatcgcttttataaatatttacgtgattaatatttgtatggtattgttgtaactaaggtttgtCATTAATACAAACTCctataagaactctctaagataatttttaagcgattcaaaagattttgggttgatacccctaagtttcaaatatgactcatatttata contains:
- the LOC141587484 gene encoding F-box protein At3g07870-like, producing the protein MVGGYFDRLPCEILHNIALMLPFDSIIQLRRSCKFLYNCLTDVKFVDLQLTHALQNSRGCLFVAYGKNGRNDGMYTVEQSGAHLSDLTTSNIFNYKIGRHPYSTFQSSGGLICVFSRKWMSFRIFNPHIGQEIEVLDVPKFKECSFLQWWFFSYSPSTKEYKILKIGIIRSEDETRNESFQGNVAAIITLGSNIWWEIKNVPTFQFISSFVECQGDLFWTKMSCLYSFDFVSEKFQEIPGPPSDPVNVIRNSHGRVIVKDKLISMGHTVGYVKDCRLWVLKDKTKGIWIHKYNFSIPRLHEYVRGLTCISGNGGLFGFIDDSTSVFSQDMRRTPFTAIETKLDQYISEEASEAVKFIAPHVRSLVSPVSVLKIGSKQIYDHSDHMDINLKKKWVLEALKLDYDASEDDLFDKVYKLMREYDKQPKLNRR